In Aegilops tauschii subsp. strangulata cultivar AL8/78 chromosome 3, Aet v6.0, whole genome shotgun sequence, one genomic interval encodes:
- the LOC109748330 gene encoding putative glutaredoxin-C2, translating to MAERVRRLASQRAVVIFGASNCCMCHAVKTLFTEMGVSWTVHELDKDPRGKDVERALAGMVGQNPPVPAVFIGGALVGPTDKVMSLHLGGQLVPLLRQAGALWL from the coding sequence ATGGCGGAGAGGGTGAGGCGGCTGGCGTCGCAGCGCGCGGTGGTCATCTTCGGGGCGAGCAACTGCTGCATGTGCCACGCGGTGAAGACGCTCTTCACGGAGATGGGCGTGAGCTGGACGGTGCACGAGCTGGACAAGGACCCCCGCGGGAAGGACGTCGAGAGGGCGCTCGCCGGCATGGTTGGCCAGAACCCGCCTGTGCCGGCCGTCTTCATCGGCGGCGCGCTCGTCGGCCCCACCGACAAGGTCATGTCGCTGCACCTCGGCGGCCAGCTCGTGCCGCTCCTCCGCCAAGCCGGCGCTCTCTGGCTCTGA